A single region of the Drosophila miranda strain MSH22 chromosome 2, D.miranda_PacBio2.1, whole genome shotgun sequence genome encodes:
- the LOC108156138 gene encoding GPI ethanolamine phosphate transferase 1, with protein sequence MYLVLLQIPLSIIGNIIFLLYRRVAFRLLGKIKTHVEMWKVQALVVQILLLSCLLKIYFEGSRLLPHLKPQKVLPESGIGPPANRLVVFLTDGLRAETFFADNCSSVPDLREVFVKQGLVGISRGSVPTLVRSGQIGIFGGFYETPPLFRTGFQWNPSTFDTVFNRSKTSLCWIESQTNVYTKSLTSGMFQHHSSDPKPKDPWVLLQLRSYLGINETVDKLRSKTSLIFFVYLGNIATEGPLSKRYLERLHSAQRGIRETYDLIESTFNDSRTAYLMTSSHGISHLGSNVAGSRDETDTPFFLWGSGVRQTAHNVAPTFAANNAGLQRPLIDLQQIQLAPIISALIGEPPPVNNLGRLPLGFLDVSMEQETQAAHLNALQLLAQAQLLMRHHERGFFDKFLPQFKHLNQSQVESYILEMDREMRMGRTQEALQTIEKVAALAQECLRYYHSYYRIPLLIATMAGLLGWIYCLLVQASQQARNSSEPPESVELISWTNVMMGALGVVVSVIILLLKVPFLTGFCLLLPIYIWCMALAGRPLQGKPIRYRLLHLKLILVSIVCFIVPIFRRGLLCLLYVGLVCFYNRRHFKKMSPRFLAWLGLVCCLSVLLFCLQCPSTLSLTIEYGMYLQGASMLLAILRPLILGEKYCASVWIINAGTLLIGGYGMYLKETGATVPLLLHTVCWAYLLYAFGSVPYGKRLPPKRRLELICFNLMTLHTLLSDSFASLFAQALIFEYKMGIDVYQETKQPRNALEQRADENEDQNEPKIVCPEENLARASYFSVSILLYFLLALLGTGHWICSFTFAPSTARLFAKDCCYGLTAFFVLLKIFIPSIIILSSMYARSEYARKNIRLIFISLILTCNGSLCLFLFVDHGLFWPAAHPSVVHVVLINTAVVFLVVCSCVTNFFFRGSLQARPTSSSTKINEEVPSSQSDVQTNV encoded by the exons ATGTATCTGGTGCTCCTTCAAATCCCACTTTCAATAATAGGAAATATAATTTTCCTGCTGTACCGTCGTGTGGCATTTCGGCTGCTCGGAAAAATAAAGACACACGTGGAAATGTGGAAAGTGCAGGCTCTAGTGGTGCAGATCCTGCTGCTCAGCTGCCTGCTGAAGATCTACTTCGAGGGGAGTCGTCTTCTGCCCCACCTGAAGCCCCAAAAGGTGCTTCCGGAATCGGGAATCGGTCCGCCGGCGAATCGTCTGGTGGTTTTCCTCACCGATGGCTTGCGCGCCGAGACGTTCTTCGCGGATAACTGCAGCTCCGTGCCGGACCTGCGGGAGGTATTCGTGAAGCAAGGACTCGTGGGGATATCCCGCGGCAGTGTGCCTACCCTCGTGCGCTCCGGCCAGATTGGCATCTTTGGTGGCTTCTACGAGACTCCACCGCTGTTCCGCACTGGCTTCCAATGGAATCCGTCGACATTCGACACTGTCTTTAACCGCAGCAAGACCTCTTTATGCTGGATAGAAAGTCAGACGAATGTCTACACAAAGTCCTTGACGAGCGGAATGTTTCAGCACCACTCATCGGATCCCAAGCCCAAAGATCCTTGGGTCCTCCTTCAGCTCCGCTCGTACCTGGGCATCAATGAAACAGTCGACAAATTGCGGTCTAAGACGTCTCTGATATTCTTCGTATATCTGGGGAATATTGCTACCGAAGGTCCCTTGAGCAAGCGCTATCTGGAGAGGCTGCATTCTGCACAGCGCGGCATCCGCGAGACCTATGACCTGATCGAGAGCACCTTCAACGACAGCCGCACTGCATATCTGATGACATCGAGCCATGGCATAAGTCATTTGG GCTCCAATGTCGCAGGATCCCGGGATGAAACCGATACGCCTTTCTTCCTCTGGGGTTCCGGAGTGCGCCAAACGGCCCATAATGTGGCCCCCACCTTTGCTGCAAACAACGCAGGGCTGCAGCGGCCCCTCATCGACCTGCAGCAGATCCAACTGGCGCCCATCATCTCTGCGTTGATCGGTGAGCCGCCGCCAGTGAACAATTTGGGCAGATTGCCATTGGGCTTCCTGGACGTGTCCATGGAGCAGGAGACGCAGGCAGCTCACTTGAATGCGCTTCAACTTCTGGCCCAGGCGCAGCTCTTGATGCGGCACCACGAGCGCGGTTTCTTTGACAAGTTCCTGCCGCAATTCAAACACCTGAACCAAAGCCAAGTCGAGAGCTATATCCTTGAAATGGATCGAGAGATGCGGATGGGCAGAACGCAGGAGGCACTGCAGACGATTGAGAAGGTGGCAGCGCTGGCGCAGGAGTGCCTGCGGTACTATCATAGCTACTATCGCATTCCACTGCTGATTGCCACGATGGCTGGACTCTTGGGATGGATATACTGTCTGTTGGTCCAAGCATCGCAACAGGCCAGAAACTCCAGTGAGCCGCCGGAGAGCGTTGAATTGATCTCGTGGACGAATGTGATGATGGGCGCACTGGGAGTGGTTGTTAGCGTGATAATCCTCCTGCTCAAGGTGCCCTTCCTGACTGGCTTCTGCCTTTTGCTGCCCATCTACATCTGGTGCATGGCCCTGGCCGGACGACCACTGCAGGGCAAACCCATCCGCTACCGTCTGCTGCACCTCAAATTGATCCTCGTCTCCATTGTGTGTTTCATCGTTCCCATTTTCCGGAGGGGCTTGCTCTGCCTGCTCTATGTGGGACTCGTGTGTTTCTACAATCGTCGGCACTTCAAGAAGATGTCTCCGAGATTCTTGGCATGGCTGGGATTGGTCTGCTGCCTCAGCGTCCTGCTCTTCTGCCTGCAGTGCCCGTCGACCCTCTCGCTGACAATTGAATACGGAATGTATCTCCAGGGGGCGAGCATGCTTCTGGCGATTCTCCGTCCCCTGATCCTCGGCGAGAAGTATTGCGCATCTGTGTGGATTATCAACGCGGGCACATTGTTGATCGGTGGCTATGGAATGTATCTAAAGGAGACTGGAGCGACCGTGCCGCTGCTTTTGCACACCGTTTGCTGGGCGTACCTCCTCTATGCCTTTGGATCGGTGCCGTATGGCAAGAGGTTGCCTCCGAAACGCCGCCTGGAGCTCATCTGCTTCAACCTGATGACCCTACACACGCTTCTCAGCGACTCGTTCGCCTCGCTCTTCGCCCAGGCCCTGATCTTCGAGTACAAGATGGGGATTGACGTATACCAAGAGACGAAGCAGCCCCGCAATGCACTGGAACAGAGAGCCGATGAGAATGAGGATCAGAACGAGCCGAAGATTGTGTGTCCAGAGGAGAACTTGGCTCGAGCCAGCTACTTTTCCGTCTCCATTCTCCTGTACTTTCTCCTGGCGCTGCTCGGCACCGGCCACTGGATCTGCAGCTTCACCTTCGCCCCGTCCACTGCGCGACTCTTCGCGAAGGATTGCTGCTATGGCCTCACGGCTTTCTTTGTCCTATTGAAGATCTTCATACCGTCCATCATCATCTTGTCGAGCATGTACGCCCGCAGCGAATACGCGCGCAAGAACATCCGTTTAATCTTCATCTCTCTGATCCTCACCTGCAATGGCAGCTTGTGCTTATTCCTGTTTGTCGACCATGGCCTGTTCTGGCCAGCGGCTCATCCATCTGTAGTGCATGTCGTCCTGATCAACACTGCCGTCGTTTTCCTTGTGGTGTGCTCCTGTGTGACGAATTTTTTCTTCCGAGGATCTCTCCAGGCGAGACCTACCTCGTCCTCAACGAAGATCAACGAAGAAGTCCCGTCGTCTCAGAGCGATGTCCAAACCAATGTTTAA
- the LOC108153861 gene encoding palmitoyltransferase ZDHHC6-like, which produces MFCDWLNELQRFLHWGPLIVFSLMTCVTWTTVHVNAMWWPPAESFNAAINFVLIVLLNLITLYHFCMSIVVGPGLLPKHWRPENPEDEQFLQFCKVCDGYKAPRAHHCRRCKRCVLRMDHHCPWINNCIGWANQANFFYFLFFFMLGSIQSALIIGFSCYEGIYRRALLKQGDTDGIRVVMTLRSAMACMYSLGIVVGVLLATFKLMQLQIKAIIWNLSEIEGWIVKKAEYRRYASSSIGIAIPTFDYPYDMGVWRNILETFTPSGDGINWPVRPGCDQYTMTREQLAQKEQKRARTRTYRCIASATGYWLPIFSQGLMATICMPCADDPRIVVHKGDLVQVTRVQEYWLYGERVLSKREQKLQKKHQLKGHIRGWFPRCCAVEQFDEDQSAGDTVDVNHNTDQKKTKTGSKTKKRKTKAQHFFP; this is translated from the coding sequence ATGTTCTGCGATTGGTTGAACGAATTGCAGCGTTTCCTGCACTGGGGACCCTTGATTGTCTTTAGTTTGATGACCTGCGTGACCTGGACAACCGTACACGTGAATGCCATGTGGTGGCCGCCCGCGGAGTCGTTTAACGCTGCCATCAACTTCGTTCTGATTGTGTTGCTCAATCTGATTACCCTTTATCACTTTTGCATGTCGATTGTGGTGGGACCCGGCCTTCTGCCGAAGCATTGGCGGCCCGAAAACCCCGAGGACGAGCAGTTCTTGCAGTTCTGCAAGGTGTGCGACGGCTACAAGGCACCGCGGGCGCACCACTGCCGCCGCTGCAAACGATGTGTCTTGCGGATGGACCACCACTGCCCGTGGATCAACAACTGCATCGGATGGGCCAACCAGGCGAACTTCTTCTACTTCCTGTTCTTCTTCATGCTCGGGAGCATTCAGTCAGCCCTGATCATTGGCTTCTCCTGCTACGAAGGCATCTATCGCAGGGCCCTGCTGAAGCAGGGCGATACCGACGGAATCCGAGTCGTGATGACCCTCCGCAGTGCCATGGCATGCATGTACAGCCTGGGCATTGTGGTGGGCGTGTTGCTGGCCACGTTTAAGCTCATGCAACTGCAGATCAAGGCTATAATCTGGAACCTCTCCGAGATCGAGGGCTGGATCGTGAAGAAGGCCGAATACCGTCGCTACGCGAGTAGTTCGATTGGAATTGCCATTCCCACATTCGACTACCCGTACGACATGGGCGTTTGGCGCAACATCCTGGAGACCTTCACACCCAGCGGCGACGGCATCAACTGGCCCGTTCGCCCCGGCTGCGATCAGTACACTATGACGCGCGAGCAACTGGCCCAGAAGGAGCAAAAGCGGGCCCGCACCCGCACCTACAGGTGCATAGCATCGGCCACAGGGTACTGGCTGCCCATCTTCTCCCAGGGCCTGATGGCCACCATTTGTATGCCCTGCGCTGACGATCCACGCATTGTCGTGCACAAGGGCGATCTCGTGCAGGTGACACGCGTCCAGGAATATTGGCTCTACGGCGAACGGGTGCTCTCCAAGCGGGAGCAGAAGCTCCAGAAGAAGCACCAGCTCAAGGGGCACATACGCGGCTGGTTTCCGCGCTGCTGTGCCGTCGAGCAGTTCGATGAGGACCAGTCTGCCGGTGACACTGTGGATGTCAATCATAACACCGATCAGAAGAAGACCAAGACCGGATCCAAGACAAAGAAGCGCAAAACCAAAGCCCAGCACTTTTTCCCTTAA
- the LOC108156136 gene encoding single-stranded DNA-binding protein, mitochondrial — protein MMQQVRHALRPVLGGLRHNMPARGASTTTSVAPAKIEKTVNTVTVLGRVGADPQLRGSQEHPVVTFSVATHTNYKYENGDWAQRTDWHRVVVFKPNLRDTVLEYLKKGQRTMVQGKITYGEITDQQGNQKTSTSIIADDVLFFRDANN, from the exons atgatgcAACAAGTTAGACATGCG CTTCGGCCGGTGCTAGGTGGCCTGCGGCATAACATGCCGGCACGCGGAGCCTCAACCACGACATCGGTGGCACCCGCCAAAATTGAAAAAA CTGTCAACACGGTCACCGTTTTGGGGCGTGTGGGGGCCGATCCACAGCTGCGCGGCTCCCAGGAGCATCCAGTGGTCACATTCTCCGTCGCCACACACACCAACTACAA ATATGAGAACGGCGACTGGGCCCAGCGCACGGACTGGCATCGCGTGGTCGTCTTCAAGCCCAATTTGCGCGACACTGTGCTGGAGTATCTGAAGAAGGGACAGCGCACCATGGTGCAGGGCAAGATCACCTATGGCGAGATCACGGACCAGCAGGGCAACCAGAAgaccagcaccagcatcatCGCAGACGATGTGCTCTTCTTCCGCGATGCCAATAATTAG
- the LOC108156135 gene encoding uncharacterized protein LOC108156135, whose amino-acid sequence MAQANVSDPVPFLYLDLMADLLMHETKEIALEFERKAELIREQEAAVLQNAKLLIKVDQFVGDVKACTMKLEMDLDENEQLLAEAEKAASKLERSCSTFPANSGRIEPLTHHTYLDLLKQIESAKKMSEECNILRADFYAFGKETAERLAPANVIGQLIDYHNKALTTLEDQIEQLEGKVGAIATEYEEITEDLGISSLSKTYTCEMAKEVLAKDFCNDHILKNNR is encoded by the exons ATGGCTCAAGCAAATGTATCGGATCCCGTGccttttttatatttagatttAATGGCCGATCTTTTGATGCATGAGACGAAGGAAATAGCATTGGAATTCGAAAGAAAAGCAGAGTTAATAAGGGAACAAGAGGCCGCAGTACTACAGAATGCCAAACTT CTCATCAAAGTCGATCAGTTTGTGGGAGATGTTAAGGCCTGTACAATGAAACTGGAAATGGATCTGGATGAGAACGAGCAGTTGCTGGCTGAAGCGGAGAAGGCAGCCTCCAAATTAGAGAGATCCTGTTCAACGTTCCCAGCCAACAGTGGCCGCATAGAGCCCTTGACGCATCACACCTACTTGGATCTGTTGAAGCAAATCGAGTCCGCAAAGAAAATGAGCGAAGAGTGCAACATCCTCAGAGCAGATTTCTATGCCTTTGGCAAAGAGACAGCCGAGCGCTTGGCTCCTGCAAATGTG ATTGGCCAACTTATAGACTATCACAACAAAGCTTTGACCACCTTGGAGGATCAGATCGAACAGTTGGAGGGCAAGGTCGGAGCTATTGCCACCGAATACGAGGAGATTACTGAAGATCTGGGCATCAGCAGCTTGTCCAAAACATACACATGCGAAATGGCCAAAGAGGTTCTAGCCAAAGATTTCTGTAATGATCATATTTTGAAAAACAACCGATAA
- the LOC108156852 gene encoding organic cation transporter protein: protein MAVDYVLEDLMGKLGEFGKYQFLQFFLQVLSALTAGMHMLSLVTVSAVPEHRCFIEGLDDSILAVGPWNASALKYAIPTKANGELESCLMYDPTDLDSNTTIACEKYVYDTTYYKTSRTIDWNHVCDRRWMGAIVQTVFMLGVFTGAVTLGGLADKIGRKTVFCWSALFQLIIGVGVAFIPEYFSFMVARYLLGIVGSAGAYICGFVLTMELVGPTKRTVCGITFQAVFAGGIMLVAGWGALIQDRQWLQVIYGLHGCLFLAHWWLLDESPRWLWMQGRAAEAVDIVAKGLRINGSGIPVDKDYFVQKAKQQAAVEEKSSAGLSDLFRTPNLRMKTLNVCLCWFANSIVYYGLSLSAGKLYGNPYLILFIMGLVEFPSYITIVFVLDRLGRRSITSTLMLSGGLCCIIAAFIAQGSTTSTAVVMAGKLLIAGSFAVIYNYSAELFPTVVRNSAMGLGSMCARLSGALTPLITLLDSFDPKIPAVLFGVVALASGFWVMFLPETMNQPMPESIEDGENFGKGDTWFSQCAGRKKRQNSIYPDDPEQMVPLKNIESK from the exons ATGGCTGTGGATTATGTGCTGGAGGACCTCATGGGGAAACTGG GGGAATTTGGTAAATACCAATTCCTGCAGTTCTTCCTGCAAGTCCTCTCCGCTTTGACCGCAGGCATGCATATGCTCTCCCTGGTTACGGTATCCGCAGTGCCAGAGCATCGCTGCTTTATCGAGGGCCTGGACGACAGCATCCTGGCGGTGGGGCCCTGGAACGCGAGCGCCTTGAAGTATGCCATTCCAACGAAGGCCAATGGGGAGCTAGAGTCCTGCCTGATGTACGATCCCACTGATTTGGACAGCAACACGACCATCGCCTGTGAAAAGTACGTGTACGATACAACGTACTACAAGACATCGCGCACCATTGACTGGAACCATGTGTGCGATCGCCGCTGGATGGGGGCCATTGTGCAGACGGTGTTCATGTTGGGCGTCTTCACGGGAGCCGTAACCCTCGGCGGACTGGCGGACAAGATTGGCCGCAAGACGGTCTTCTGCTGGTCGGCGCTCTTCCAGCTGATCATCGGCGTGGGCGTAGCCTTCATTCCGGAGTACTTTTCCTTTATGGTGGCCCGCTATCTGCTGGGAATTGTGGGATCTGCTGGAGCCTATATCTGTGGATTTGTGCTGACAATGGAGCTGGTGGGACCCACAAAGCGTACTGTCTGTGGCATAACCTTCCAG GCAGTCTTTGCAGGCGGCATCATGCTGGTTGCTGGCTGGGGTGCCCTCATTCAGGATCGTCAGTGGCTCCAGGTGATCTATGGCCTCCATGGCTGCCTGTTCCTTGCCCACTGGTGGCTCCTCGATGAATCTCCGCGCTGGCTGTGGATGCAGGGACGTGCCGCCGAGGCCGTGGACATTGTGGCCAAGGGACTGCGTATCAATGGCTCCGGAATACCCGTGGACAAGGATTACTTTGTGCAAAAGGCCAAACAGCAGGCGGCGGTGGAGGAGAAGTCCAGTGCCGGATTGAGCGATCTCTTCCGGACACCCAACCTCCGCATGAAGACGCTGAATGTGTGCCTCTGCTGGTTCGCCAACTCCATTGTCTACTATGGACTGTCGCTGAGTGCCGGGAAGCTGTACGGCAATCCCTACCTGATTCTGTTCATCATGGGCCTCGTGGAGTTCCCCAGCTACATAACGATTGTGTTCGTGTTGGATCGTCTGGGACGTCGCTCCATTACCTCCACCCTGATGCTGAGCGGCGGACTTTGCTGCATTATTGCCGCATTTATTGCTCAGGGCAGCACCACCTCCACGGCTGTGGTGATGGCTGGCAAGCTCCTCATTGCCGGCTCCTTTGCCGTCATCTACAACTACTCGGCGGAACTCTTTCCCACTGTCGTACGGAACTCCGCCATGGGCTTGGGCTCCATGTGTGCCCGTCTCTCCGGAGCCCTTACGCCTCTCATCACCCTCCTGGACTCTTTTGATCCAAAGATTCCCGCCGTACTCTTCGGCGTGGTGGCCCTGGCCTCTGGCTTCTGGGTGATGTTCCTCCCAGAGACGATGAACCAGCCCATGCCCGAGTCCATCGAAGATGGTGAGAACTTTGGCAAGGGCGACACGTGGTTCAGTCAGTGTGCTGGTCGCAAGAAGCGCCAGAATAGTATTTACCCGGACGATCCCGAGCAGATGGTGCCGCTCAAGAATATCGAAAGCAAATGA